One genomic region from Microcystis panniformis FACHB-1757 encodes:
- a CDS encoding glycosyltransferase gives MIYLLTVNYNCGELIKRLIASLNDDLSATLIIVNNSPEDKNIQSLAAQRVKIIEAGENLGFGKGCNLGLDWIYQQDREAIVWLVNPDAYLLPDSLEKASKFFQQYPEVAIAGTEIYEPDGKIWFGWGKFNAKIGTINVVEESLDYGDKPYFIPDWVTGCSLLINFSNFSTCPHFDPDYFLYYEDFDFSRRYAKQGYLVVVTNQIKIIHEPSSITRRYGYLRLTHNIYSYLLSLEKHTTLTILVYRLLRMSFMSLLILPIKPKFSLAKLQGIQLYCQRIITKLRLG, from the coding sequence ATGATTTATCTATTGACGGTTAACTACAATTGCGGGGAATTAATTAAGCGTTTAATTGCTTCCCTCAACGATGACTTATCTGCTACTCTCATCATTGTTAACAATTCCCCTGAAGATAAAAATATCCAATCTTTAGCAGCGCAAAGAGTCAAGATTATTGAAGCGGGGGAAAATTTAGGATTTGGGAAAGGATGTAATCTAGGACTTGATTGGATTTATCAACAAGACAGAGAAGCTATCGTTTGGTTAGTTAATCCCGATGCTTACTTATTACCGGACTCTCTGGAGAAAGCAAGCAAATTTTTTCAGCAATATCCCGAAGTTGCCATCGCTGGTACAGAAATTTACGAACCGGATGGTAAAATCTGGTTTGGTTGGGGAAAATTTAATGCCAAAATCGGCACAATTAACGTGGTGGAGGAATCCTTAGACTATGGAGATAAACCCTATTTTATTCCTGACTGGGTGACGGGATGCAGTTTATTAATTAATTTCTCGAATTTTTCCACTTGTCCCCATTTTGATCCCGATTACTTTCTCTACTACGAAGACTTTGATTTTTCCCGAAGATACGCAAAACAAGGCTATTTAGTTGTTGTTACCAATCAGATTAAAATCATTCATGAACCATCTTCTATTACCCGTCGCTATGGTTATCTAAGACTAACTCATAATATCTATAGTTATCTTCTCAGTCTCGAAAAACATACGACTTTAACTATCCTTGTTTATCGCTTGCTGCGGATGAGTTTTATGTCTTTACTGATCCTTCCTATTAAACCCAAATTCTCCCTAGCCAAGTTACAGGGAATTCAACTCTATTGTCAAAGAATTATCACTAAACTGCGTCTAGGTTGA
- a CDS encoding MogA/MoaB family molybdenum cofactor biosynthesis protein → MNQESLAFSDGSVNPHPDTAPLNLTCAVVTVSDTRTPETDRSGQIIQELLTRSGHDIGLYLIIPDQPLQIQAILPEISNQNQIKVLILNGGTGIAPRDNTYDALVPLLRITLPGFGELFRYLSYQEIGSRAMASRAIAGVYQNLLVFSLPGSTNAVKLALEKLILPEILHLVKQMNG, encoded by the coding sequence ATGAACCAAGAATCCCTCGCTTTTAGTGACGGGAGTGTCAATCCCCATCCCGACACCGCCCCCCTTAACCTTACCTGTGCCGTAGTCACGGTGAGCGATACTCGTACCCCAGAGACGGATAGGAGTGGCCAAATAATTCAAGAGTTACTAACTCGATCGGGTCATGATATCGGCCTATACTTAATTATCCCCGATCAACCCTTACAAATTCAAGCAATCTTACCAGAGATTAGTAATCAAAATCAGATAAAAGTCTTAATTCTCAATGGGGGTACGGGTATTGCTCCCAGAGACAATACCTATGATGCTTTAGTACCTTTATTAAGGATTACTTTGCCCGGTTTTGGCGAATTATTTCGTTATCTCAGCTATCAGGAAATTGGCTCCCGTGCCATGGCATCAAGGGCAATAGCTGGGGTTTATCAAAACTTATTAGTCTTTTCTCTCCCCGGTTCCACTAATGCCGTTAAATTAGCCCTAGAAAAACTGATTCTTCCCGAAATTTTACATCTGGTTAAACAGATGAATGGATAA
- a CDS encoding urease accessory protein UreF yields MLNQKELLCLLQLASPILPVGAYSYSEGLETLVEKGIISNSASLNDWLERSLCQGSIRLETAVLLRVYRCFCQEDFTKLNYWDNWLSATRETAELRQQSWQMGRSLLNLLRELAPARDNLPEQANYATAFAIGASHWQIGQELAVLGYLHSWASNLINAGLRLIPLGQTLGQALLIGLQPSLLTATADIISLADENLSSWSWGLSFASMNHETQYSRLFRS; encoded by the coding sequence ATGCTCAATCAAAAAGAACTTTTGTGTTTATTACAATTGGCTAGTCCCATTTTACCCGTGGGGGCCTATAGTTATTCCGAAGGGCTAGAAACCCTCGTCGAAAAGGGGATTATCTCTAATAGTGCCAGCTTAAATGATTGGTTAGAGCGATCGCTTTGTCAAGGCTCGATTCGCTTAGAAACGGCTGTTTTGCTAAGGGTATATCGTTGTTTTTGTCAAGAGGATTTTACAAAACTTAATTATTGGGATAACTGGTTATCGGCAACGCGGGAAACAGCCGAATTAAGACAGCAAAGCTGGCAAATGGGGCGATCGCTGTTAAACTTATTGCGGGAGTTAGCACCGGCCAGAGATAATCTACCAGAACAGGCTAATTATGCCACCGCTTTTGCGATCGGGGCAAGTCATTGGCAAATTGGCCAAGAATTAGCGGTTTTAGGCTATTTACACAGTTGGGCAAGTAATTTAATCAATGCAGGATTGCGTTTAATTCCCCTTGGACAAACCCTAGGACAAGCACTTCTGATCGGTTTACAGCCCAGTTTATTAACAGCAACAGCAGATATTATCAGTTTAGCCGATGAAAACCTGAGTAGTTGGAGTTGGGGGCTAAGTTTTGCCAGTATGAACCACGAAACCCAGTATAGCCGTCTATTTCGCAGTTAG
- a CDS encoding glycosyltransferase family 2 protein: protein MFSQSEKIPVSVLIPAKNEESNLPACLESVARADEVFVVDSQSSDRSIEISTNYGANVVQFYFNGRWPKKKNWSLDNLPFRNQWVLIVDCDERITPELWDEIATVIQDPDYNGYYLNRRVFFLGQWIRYGGKYPDWNLRLFKHKSGRYENLNTEDIPNTGDNEVHEHVILDGKVGYLKNDMLHIDFRDIYHWLERHNRYSNWEARVYYNILTGNDESGTIGANLFGDAVQRKRFLKKIWVKLPFKPLLRFILFYVIRLGFLDGKAGYIYGRLLSQYEYQIGVKLYELRQFGGKLNVNAQANPPVKPSEPQPAEMIK, encoded by the coding sequence ATGTTTAGTCAATCAGAAAAAATTCCCGTTTCGGTGTTAATTCCCGCCAAAAACGAGGAATCTAACCTTCCCGCCTGTTTAGAGAGTGTTGCTAGGGCTGATGAAGTGTTTGTCGTCGATTCCCAAAGTAGCGATCGCTCGATCGAAATATCTACCAACTATGGGGCTAATGTAGTCCAATTTTATTTTAATGGTCGTTGGCCGAAAAAGAAAAACTGGTCCCTCGATAATCTGCCTTTTCGCAATCAATGGGTATTAATCGTCGATTGTGATGAGAGAATCACCCCCGAACTATGGGACGAAATCGCCACCGTGATCCAAGATCCCGACTATAACGGTTATTATCTCAATCGTCGCGTCTTCTTCCTCGGACAGTGGATCCGTTATGGTGGCAAGTATCCCGACTGGAATCTGCGTTTATTTAAACATAAGTCGGGCAGATACGAGAATTTAAACACGGAAGATATCCCCAACACGGGAGATAACGAAGTTCATGAACACGTTATCCTTGATGGCAAGGTGGGATATCTGAAAAATGATATGCTGCACATCGATTTCCGCGATATCTATCATTGGTTAGAAAGACATAATCGTTATTCCAACTGGGAAGCGCGGGTTTATTACAATATTCTCACGGGTAATGACGAAAGCGGCACGATCGGAGCGAACCTGTTCGGTGATGCGGTGCAGAGAAAACGTTTTTTAAAGAAAATTTGGGTAAAACTGCCCTTTAAACCGCTGCTGCGCTTTATTCTCTTTTATGTTATCCGTCTCGGTTTCTTGGATGGCAAAGCCGGTTATATCTACGGTCGTCTTTTGAGTCAGTACGAATACCAAATAGGGGTTAAATTGTACGAATTACGGCAATTTGGCGGTAAATTAAACGTTAATGCCCAGGCTAATCCCCCGGTTAAACCCTCGGAACCTCAACCCGCAGAAATGATTAAATAA
- the hpsU gene encoding hormogonium polysaccharide biosynthesis acetyltransferase HpsU: protein MSPEIRTDEEAWLDLRTYDQSWFDRGRSNPIILLWWLVQGILFPLSLHQMDSFRCAILRLFGAKIGLGVKIRPTARVSYPWKVAIGDYTWIGDDVVIYSLDNVTIGSHCVISQKCYLCTGSHDPCDRSFGLKTTPILIGNGTWIAADCFLAPGVKIGSNVVIGARSSVFADIPAQKVAWGSPCRPQYDRKMNSYSS, encoded by the coding sequence ATGTCCCCAGAAATCCGCACCGATGAGGAAGCGTGGCTAGATCTGCGTACCTACGATCAATCTTGGTTCGATCGCGGTCGTTCTAATCCAATTATCCTACTTTGGTGGTTAGTACAGGGGATTCTTTTCCCCCTTAGTTTGCACCAGATGGATAGCTTTCGCTGCGCTATTTTGCGACTATTCGGGGCTAAAATCGGCCTTGGGGTGAAAATTCGCCCGACGGCAAGGGTTTCTTATCCTTGGAAAGTGGCGATCGGCGATTATACTTGGATTGGCGATGATGTGGTGATTTATAGTTTAGATAACGTTACCATCGGCAGTCATTGTGTGATTTCTCAAAAATGCTATCTCTGCACTGGCAGTCACGATCCCTGCGATCGCTCTTTTGGCTTAAAAACCACTCCCATCCTCATTGGTAATGGTACTTGGATCGCGGCCGATTGTTTCCTGGCTCCGGGGGTAAAAATTGGCTCTAATGTTGTTATTGGGGCAAGAAGTAGCGTATTTGCCGATATTCCCGCTCAAAAGGTCGCTTGGGGCAGTCCCTGTCGTCCTCAATACGATAGAAAGATGAATTCTTATAGTAGTTAA
- a CDS encoding mechanosensitive ion channel family protein → MQFVPVVDINQRYLMLTTPSKARGWMKKIGHTLVIFFVVLLLTLTSPLLGIAQNPTQLENKIDGFPVMLDGKPLFFIRRGVSSFSAEERANAITRRIERIAQNDSIPVDNLTIKQIPDDNSLYLSVDQEVILTVTERDAKAYRSTPEVLAQQALQKIQVAIAQYRQDRKPEQLLKNIIYTVIASFAFLIISFAVIKISGKLFPFIRRLIESLTPGIQIGNVEIISSSNISFFWLRVLRIIRLFVLFLLLFNYATFVLRLFPWTRVFGEGILGYFYQSLELVLSSIGKYLPNAFIIAIIIFITYYLIRLIKPFFTAIERGNLVIPGFYTDWAKPTYNILLVIILAIAAIVAFPYLPGFNSPAFQGISVFLGLLLSLGSTSAIANVIGGIILIYTRAFRIGDHIQIGDVIGDLIEKNFLVIRICTPTNKIITIPNSSLLSGNVINFSISSRELNRNLIIQTTITLGYDLPWRKAHKTLIEAALETEHILKEPAPFVLQTSLDNFYISYQLNAYTNQPNLMVIIYSELHQNIQDKCNEAGIEILSPSYTSLRDGNTTTIPENYLPSDYVAPPFRVQSSDNQENNTF, encoded by the coding sequence ATGCAATTTGTACCAGTTGTCGATATTAATCAAAGATATTTAATGCTAACTACACCATCTAAAGCTAGAGGATGGATGAAAAAAATTGGGCATACCTTGGTCATATTTTTTGTAGTTTTACTACTGACTCTAACCTCCCCTCTTTTGGGAATAGCTCAAAATCCGACACAACTGGAAAATAAAATTGACGGCTTTCCAGTTATGTTAGATGGAAAACCCCTCTTTTTTATCCGGCGGGGAGTTTCTTCATTTTCGGCGGAGGAGAGAGCTAACGCTATTACCCGGAGAATTGAAAGAATTGCTCAAAATGATTCTATTCCTGTTGATAACCTGACAATTAAGCAGATTCCTGATGATAACTCACTTTATTTAAGTGTAGATCAAGAAGTAATTCTAACGGTGACGGAGCGAGATGCAAAAGCCTATCGTTCAACGCCGGAGGTTTTAGCTCAACAAGCTTTACAAAAAATTCAGGTTGCTATCGCTCAATATCGCCAAGATCGAAAACCCGAACAACTACTTAAGAACATCATTTATACGGTTATAGCCAGCTTTGCCTTCCTGATTATTAGCTTTGCAGTTATCAAAATTTCAGGGAAGCTATTTCCCTTTATTAGACGTTTGATTGAATCCTTGACGCCAGGCATTCAAATCGGGAATGTTGAGATCATATCTTCCTCTAATATAAGCTTTTTTTGGCTGCGAGTTCTTCGGATAATTCGCTTGTTTGTTCTGTTTTTATTATTATTTAATTATGCTACATTTGTCCTTCGTTTATTCCCCTGGACAAGAGTTTTTGGCGAGGGTATTTTAGGTTATTTTTATCAATCATTAGAACTGGTTTTGTCGTCCATTGGCAAATATCTTCCCAATGCCTTTATTATTGCCATAATCATTTTTATAACTTACTACTTAATCCGGCTAATCAAGCCCTTTTTTACAGCAATAGAAAGAGGAAATCTGGTTATTCCGGGTTTTTATACTGATTGGGCTAAACCGACTTACAATATCCTATTAGTCATAATTCTTGCCATAGCAGCAATAGTGGCTTTTCCCTACTTGCCCGGTTTTAATTCTCCAGCTTTTCAAGGCATTTCTGTTTTTCTTGGTCTTCTTTTATCCCTTGGTTCTACTTCAGCGATCGCCAATGTTATTGGGGGAATTATTCTTATTTATACCCGTGCTTTTCGCATCGGAGATCACATTCAAATAGGAGATGTAATTGGCGATCTAATTGAAAAAAACTTCCTAGTTATTCGCATTTGTACTCCTACTAATAAAATCATTACTATTCCTAACTCGTCTTTATTAAGTGGTAATGTGATTAACTTTAGTATTTCCTCACGGGAATTAAACAGAAATCTAATTATTCAGACAACGATTACCCTAGGGTACGATCTGCCTTGGCGAAAAGCCCACAAAACCTTAATTGAAGCGGCTCTAGAAACTGAGCATATTCTCAAAGAACCCGCACCTTTTGTCCTGCAAACTAGCCTAGATAATTTTTACATCAGTTATCAATTAAACGCTTACACTAACCAACCCAATTTGATGGTAATAATTTATTCAGAACTCCATCAAAATATTCAAGACAAGTGTAATGAAGCTGGGATTGAGATTCTCTCTCCCAGTTACACCTCCCTACGAGATGGAAATACAACAACCATTCCCGAAAATTATTTGCCTTCCGATTATGTCGCGCCTCCCTTTCGCGTTCAATCTTCAGACAATCAGGAAAACAACACATTTTGA
- a CDS encoding glutamate decarboxylase gives MVHQKINLDRLSPEEALITPTYASRALTSAVPKYEIPEGEMPPAVAYNLIRDELALDGNSRLNLATFVTTWMEPEAKQLMAETFDKNMIDKDEYPQTAEIELRCVNMIARLWNAPESEAATGCSTIGSSEAAMLGGMALKWQWRKRRQKEGKPTDKPNLVMGINVQVCWEKFSRYWEVEPRFVPMEGSRFHLNATEAIKLIDENTIGVIAIMGSTFDGSYEPVQEINDALEKLNRETGWQVPLHVDGASGGFIAPFLDPDLVWDFRLKWVKSINASGHKYGLVYPGVGWIIWRDRQELPEELIFHCNYLGGDLPNFALNFSRPGNQVVAQYYNFLRLGKEGYRQIHQACRDTALYLSGEIAKMGPFELITDGSTIPVFAWKLKETISDQSNYSLFDLADKLRERGWLVPAYTMPKNRQDLTVQRVVIKEGFSRDMAALLLRDIHSAIAFFQSQSNYQSKLSGSHFHH, from the coding sequence TTCCCGAGGGAGAAATGCCGCCGGCGGTGGCCTACAATTTAATCCGCGATGAACTCGCCCTTGATGGTAATTCTCGCCTGAATCTGGCTACTTTTGTCACCACTTGGATGGAACCGGAAGCCAAACAATTAATGGCGGAAACCTTCGATAAAAACATGATTGACAAGGATGAATACCCACAAACCGCCGAAATTGAACTGCGTTGTGTGAATATGATCGCTAGACTCTGGAATGCTCCCGAAAGCGAAGCTGCAACCGGTTGTTCTACCATTGGTTCCAGTGAAGCGGCGATGTTGGGAGGCATGGCTTTAAAATGGCAATGGCGCAAACGCCGACAAAAAGAGGGTAAACCCACCGACAAACCTAATTTAGTCATGGGCATTAATGTGCAGGTTTGTTGGGAAAAATTCTCTCGTTATTGGGAGGTAGAACCGCGTTTTGTGCCGATGGAAGGGAGTCGTTTTCATCTCAATGCGACCGAGGCAATTAAACTAATTGATGAGAATACGATCGGGGTAATTGCAATTATGGGTAGTACCTTTGATGGTAGTTACGAACCCGTCCAAGAAATTAATGATGCCCTGGAAAAATTGAACAGAGAAACCGGCTGGCAAGTTCCCCTGCACGTCGATGGTGCTAGTGGTGGTTTTATTGCCCCTTTTCTCGATCCCGATTTAGTCTGGGATTTTCGCCTCAAATGGGTTAAATCGATTAATGCTTCCGGGCATAAATACGGTTTAGTCTATCCCGGTGTCGGTTGGATTATCTGGCGAGATCGGCAAGAATTACCAGAAGAATTAATCTTTCATTGTAATTATTTAGGCGGTGATCTGCCTAATTTTGCTCTGAATTTTTCTCGCCCTGGTAATCAAGTAGTCGCTCAATATTATAATTTTTTACGCTTGGGTAAAGAGGGTTATCGACAAATTCATCAAGCCTGTAGAGATACGGCCCTGTATTTATCGGGGGAAATCGCTAAGATGGGACCGTTTGAATTGATTACCGATGGCAGCACTATTCCAGTTTTTGCTTGGAAATTAAAGGAGACAATTAGCGATCAATCTAATTATAGTTTATTCGATTTAGCTGATAAATTGCGCGAGCGGGGTTGGTTAGTTCCTGCCTATACAATGCCCAAAAATCGCCAAGATTTAACCGTGCAGCGCGTGGTGATCAAGGAGGGATTTAGTCGTGATATGGCGGCTCTGTTGTTGCGGGATATTCACTCAGCGATCGCCTTTTTTCAATCTCAGTCTAATTATCAGTCAAAATTATCTGGTTCCCATTTTCATCACTAA